The Exiguobacterium acetylicum genome includes a window with the following:
- a CDS encoding prohibitin family protein encodes MREIKPKKKIRPSMIIAGVLVLALLATTPFIVEQIEPGQVGVVYTPSSGVKDETLSQGWHVVSPITRVTEYPIRTQTKALENMTLATKDGKNIVVDFTYSFSVSPDKVTKVFNKFGPIEIDEIAKGYLKQRLYDASREQISKVTVLELFGEKSGNVSTSIQTQFAEDVKEIGFIIEDVALGAPKPDEKTQEAIDARVKASQELDKKKTDLEIAKAEAERLRVEAKGAADARLIEAQGLAKAQKELQKTLTEEMIQYEAVKKWDGKSPLVSGSGSMVQLPIPDSTTEEKN; translated from the coding sequence ATGAGAGAAATTAAACCAAAGAAAAAAATTCGCCCATCGATGATCATCGCTGGTGTACTTGTATTAGCATTGCTCGCAACGACGCCATTTATCGTCGAACAAATCGAACCCGGGCAGGTCGGTGTCGTCTATACACCATCAAGTGGTGTCAAAGATGAGACGCTTTCGCAAGGCTGGCACGTCGTTTCACCGATCACACGTGTGACAGAGTATCCAATTCGGACACAGACAAAAGCGCTTGAAAACATGACGCTTGCAACGAAAGACGGGAAGAACATCGTCGTTGACTTTACATACAGCTTCTCTGTCTCACCGGATAAGGTAACGAAAGTCTTCAACAAGTTCGGACCGATCGAAATCGATGAGATCGCAAAAGGTTATCTGAAACAACGTCTCTATGATGCATCGCGTGAGCAAATCTCGAAAGTTACGGTCCTTGAACTGTTTGGTGAGAAATCAGGAAACGTCTCGACGAGCATTCAGACGCAGTTTGCGGAAGACGTCAAAGAGATTGGTTTCATCATTGAAGACGTCGCACTCGGCGCACCAAAACCAGATGAAAAGACACAGGAAGCGATCGATGCACGTGTCAAAGCGTCACAAGAACTCGATAAAAAGAAAACGGATCTTGAAATTGCTAAAGCAGAAGCGGAACGTTTACGCGTCGAAGCCAAAGGAGCAGCAGATGCTCGGCTGATCGAAGCACAAGGTTTGGCAAAAGCTCAAAAAGAATTACAGAAGACGTTGACCGAAGAGATGATTCAATACGAAGCCGTCAAGAAGTGGGACGGAAAGTCACCACTCGTCAGTGGATCGGGTAGTATGGTTCAATTACCGATTCCAGACAGTACGACAGAAGAAAAGAATTAA
- a CDS encoding ABC-F family ATP-binding cassette domain-containing protein — MITVQNVGLRFADRKLFEDVNIKFTPGNCYGLIGANGAGKSTFLKILAGDIEAQQGDVIITPGERLGVLRQNHYEYEEFQVIEAVMMGHKRLYEVMKEKDAIYMKEDFSDEDGMRAAELEGEFAEMNGWEAESEAAMLLQGLGIKENLHSKTMAELTGSEKVKVLLAQALFGKPDILLLDEPTNGLDLKAVKWLEEFLIGFENTVIVISHDRHFLNNVCTHMADLDYGKIQLYIGNYDFWYESSQLASRMANDQNKKKEEKIKELQAFIARFSSNASKAKQATSRKKLLDKITLDDIRPSSRRYPFVGFTPEREIGNDLLMVDGISKTIDGVKVLDNVRFSLNKTDKVAFISQSDIAITTLFKILMGEMEPDSGTFKWGVTTSQSYLPKDNSEFFEGSDKTILDWLRQYSPADESDTFLRGFLGRMLFSGEEVMKKASVLSGGEKVRCMLSKAMLSGANVLVLDDPTNHLDLESITALNDGLIAYKGAMLFSSHDHQFVETIANRIIELTPNGIVDKETTYDEYLNNDTIQQQLTALYAQ, encoded by the coding sequence ATGATTACAGTACAAAACGTCGGTCTTCGCTTTGCGGACCGCAAATTATTCGAAGACGTCAACATCAAGTTCACACCAGGTAACTGTTATGGTCTAATCGGTGCGAACGGTGCCGGTAAGTCGACATTCCTGAAAATTCTCGCTGGTGACATCGAAGCACAACAAGGCGATGTCATTATCACACCAGGCGAACGTTTAGGCGTTCTCCGTCAGAACCATTACGAATACGAAGAATTCCAAGTCATCGAAGCGGTCATGATGGGACATAAGCGTCTGTATGAAGTCATGAAAGAAAAAGATGCTATCTATATGAAAGAAGATTTCTCAGACGAGGACGGCATGCGTGCTGCTGAGCTCGAAGGTGAATTCGCTGAAATGAACGGTTGGGAAGCGGAGTCGGAAGCTGCCATGCTTCTTCAAGGACTCGGCATCAAAGAAAACCTGCATTCGAAGACGATGGCAGAGTTGACTGGATCGGAAAAGGTCAAAGTCTTGCTTGCCCAAGCGTTATTCGGTAAACCAGACATTCTCTTACTCGATGAGCCGACGAACGGACTCGATTTGAAAGCTGTCAAATGGCTCGAAGAATTCTTAATCGGATTCGAGAACACGGTCATCGTCATTTCCCATGACCGTCACTTCTTGAACAACGTCTGTACGCACATGGCAGATCTCGATTACGGTAAGATTCAGCTTTATATCGGAAACTACGATTTCTGGTACGAGTCAAGCCAGCTTGCTTCCCGTATGGCAAATGATCAAAATAAGAAAAAAGAAGAGAAAATCAAAGAATTGCAGGCCTTCATCGCACGTTTCAGCTCGAACGCTTCGAAAGCGAAACAAGCAACGTCACGGAAGAAGTTGCTTGATAAAATTACACTCGACGACATTCGTCCATCTTCACGCCGTTATCCGTTCGTCGGTTTTACGCCAGAACGTGAAATCGGAAATGACCTCTTGATGGTCGATGGAATCTCGAAGACGATCGATGGCGTCAAAGTCCTCGATAACGTCCGCTTCTCGTTGAACAAGACGGATAAAGTCGCGTTCATCAGCCAGAGCGATATCGCGATCACGACACTGTTCAAAATCCTCATGGGTGAGATGGAGCCGGATAGCGGTACGTTCAAATGGGGCGTCACGACTTCCCAGTCTTACTTGCCAAAAGATAACTCGGAATTCTTCGAAGGCTCGGATAAGACGATCCTCGATTGGCTCCGTCAGTATTCACCGGCAGATGAGAGCGATACGTTCCTCCGTGGATTCCTCGGTCGGATGCTTTTCTCAGGAGAAGAAGTCATGAAGAAGGCATCTGTCTTATCTGGGGGCGAAAAAGTCCGTTGTATGCTTTCAAAAGCAATGCTCAGCGGTGCTAACGTCCTCGTGCTCGATGATCCAACGAACCACTTGGATCTTGAATCGATCACAGCACTCAACGATGGATTGATCGCTTATAAAGGCGCAATGCTCTTCAGCTCGCATGACCATCAGTTCGTCGAAACGATCGCGAACCGCATCATCGAGTTGACGCCAAACGGTATCGTCGATAAAGAAACGACATACGATGAGTACTTGAACAATGATACAATCCAACAGCAATTAACAGCGTTATACGCACAATGA
- a CDS encoding NUDIX domain-containing protein gives MRHRVCAALIEEEQILMVELHTPSRTFWTLPGGGVENGETKEEAVVREVLEETHLHVTVEQKLYEISIDQGTETCFLVRRVLGSPEPRLGIDPELSLDQQELRAVRFRPLNEMQNDPQISHLRLLS, from the coding sequence ATGCGTCATCGCGTATGTGCTGCACTGATCGAAGAGGAACAGATATTGATGGTCGAGTTACACACCCCTTCTCGAACATTCTGGACGTTACCCGGTGGTGGTGTCGAAAACGGAGAAACAAAAGAAGAAGCCGTCGTGCGCGAAGTATTAGAAGAGACGCATCTTCACGTCACGGTCGAACAAAAACTTTATGAGATTTCAATTGATCAAGGGACGGAAACATGTTTTCTCGTTCGCCGTGTCTTAGGTAGTCCTGAACCTCGACTCGGGATCGATCCTGAATTATCGCTTGATCAACAAGAATTACGAGCTGTTCGGTTTCGACCACTGAATGAGATGCAAAATGATCCTCAGATTTCCCATTTGCGCCTACTATCGTAA
- a CDS encoding ATP-grasp domain-containing protein encodes MTKIHILHENQEWTDHLIKRLEELELPYEQWHLNEGVVPLDEVPPEGVFYSRMSASSHTRGHRYAPELTEGVLAWLEEHDRTVFNGTRALRLEVSKVNQYTALRKAGIRVPKTTAAVGRDQIVQAAKEIGVSSFITKHNRAGKGLGVQLFHSIEALEAYLDGPTFDEPVDGITLIQEYIQAPEPYITRCEFVGGKFVYAVQVDTSEGFELCPADACVIDDLFCPVGEEAPQTPMKFQIVEGFNDPIIEKYEAFLQANQIAVAGIEFIKDASGTIYTYDVNTNTNYNSDAEAAAGRYGMLELAKFLGAALETSTVK; translated from the coding sequence ATGACAAAAATTCATATTCTCCACGAAAACCAGGAATGGACGGATCATCTCATCAAACGTCTCGAAGAACTTGAATTACCATATGAACAGTGGCACTTGAATGAAGGAGTCGTTCCACTCGATGAAGTACCACCGGAAGGCGTTTTTTACAGCCGGATGAGTGCCTCTTCGCATACACGTGGTCACCGCTATGCACCGGAGTTGACGGAAGGTGTCCTTGCTTGGTTAGAAGAACACGACCGGACCGTCTTTAACGGAACGCGTGCACTCCGCCTTGAAGTCAGCAAAGTCAATCAGTATACAGCACTACGTAAAGCAGGAATTCGTGTACCGAAGACGACGGCTGCAGTCGGACGCGACCAAATTGTACAAGCGGCAAAAGAGATCGGCGTTTCGTCGTTCATCACGAAACATAACCGTGCTGGGAAAGGACTCGGCGTTCAACTGTTCCATTCAATCGAAGCGCTTGAAGCCTACCTCGATGGTCCGACATTTGACGAACCGGTTGATGGCATCACGTTGATTCAAGAGTACATCCAAGCACCAGAACCATACATCACGCGCTGTGAGTTCGTTGGTGGGAAATTCGTTTATGCAGTCCAAGTCGATACGTCAGAAGGTTTTGAGCTCTGCCCAGCGGATGCGTGTGTAATTGACGACTTGTTCTGCCCAGTTGGGGAAGAAGCACCGCAAACACCGATGAAGTTCCAAATCGTTGAAGGTTTCAATGATCCAATCATTGAAAAGTACGAAGCGTTCCTCCAAGCGAACCAAATCGCGGTCGCCGGAATCGAGTTTATCAAGGATGCGTCAGGTACAATCTATACGTATGACGTCAATACGAATACGAACTACAACTCGGACGCTGAAGCAGCTGCAGGACGCTACGGTATGCTCGAACTGGCGAAGTTCCTTGGAGCAGCACTTGAAACAAGCACAGTAAAATAA
- a CDS encoding LLM class flavin-dependent oxidoreductase yields the protein MEYGFWLPIFGGWLRNVEDEQMPATFDYAKQVAQTAERINFSTTLIAELNLNDIKGIKEPSLEAWTTAAAIAATTERLEIMTAVRPGFHNPATTAKMAANIDQLSGGRFTLNVVSAWWAEEAKQYNGIFTAHDERYARTEEFVTVMKGLWADASPYSFSGNHYTIEQAELHPKPVQRPGIKLYAGGESEAGKRTIVEHCDAYVMHGGTTEEVAHKINDMKVRREATGQAPLESFGLAAYIICRDTEEEALLEWQRITDVKEDSAGYAGYQDFISKSQLEQQVERNDYSVSNRGLRPNLIGTPEQIAERILAFEAVGVTLLLLQFSPQLEEMERFARDVMPLVEAKRKVGQQS from the coding sequence GTGGAGTATGGTTTTTGGTTACCGATTTTTGGAGGATGGTTACGGAATGTCGAGGATGAACAGATGCCGGCGACATTCGATTATGCAAAACAAGTCGCACAAACAGCAGAACGCATTAACTTCTCGACGACATTGATCGCGGAATTGAACTTAAACGATATCAAAGGAATCAAGGAACCGAGTCTTGAGGCATGGACGACGGCAGCAGCGATTGCCGCAACGACAGAACGCCTTGAGATCATGACAGCAGTTCGTCCCGGGTTCCATAATCCGGCGACGACAGCGAAGATGGCAGCAAACATCGATCAGTTAAGCGGAGGACGTTTTACGCTCAACGTCGTCTCAGCCTGGTGGGCAGAGGAAGCGAAACAGTATAACGGTATCTTTACGGCGCACGATGAACGCTATGCTCGGACGGAAGAGTTCGTCACGGTCATGAAAGGACTATGGGCAGATGCGTCACCGTATAGTTTCTCAGGCAATCACTACACGATCGAGCAGGCAGAATTGCATCCGAAGCCAGTCCAGCGTCCAGGCATCAAGCTCTACGCCGGTGGAGAGAGTGAAGCTGGAAAACGAACGATCGTCGAACACTGTGATGCTTATGTCATGCATGGAGGCACCACGGAAGAAGTCGCTCACAAAATCAACGACATGAAAGTACGTCGGGAAGCAACGGGACAAGCTCCACTCGAAAGCTTCGGTCTTGCGGCTTATATCATTTGCCGAGATACGGAAGAAGAAGCGCTTCTAGAGTGGCAACGGATTACGGATGTAAAAGAAGATAGCGCCGGTTATGCCGGTTATCAGGATTTCATCAGTAAATCGCAACTGGAACAACAGGTCGAACGAAATGATTATTCCGTCTCGAACCGTGGTCTAAGACCGAACTTGATCGGAACACCAGAACAGATCGCAGAACGCATTCTAGCGTTCGAAGCCGTTGGTGTCACGTTACTCTTATTACAATTCTCACCACAACTCGAAGAAATGGAACGCTTTGCTCGTGACGTAATGCCACTGGTCGAAGCAAAACGAAAGGTAGGTCAACAATCATGA
- a CDS encoding DUF975 family protein codes for MSSQLKKAAKESLSGRWGFAILMFVLFSIIQSVPTFIGPDPQQDLNAMSAVSIILSILLIPIAAGWTWVAMSFARNEEVKVADLFEPYKIFGKVIGVSIVQAVFLFLWTLLLIIPGIIKSFSYLLTFYILRDEPSIGILEAITRSRQLMDGHKMEAFLLFLSFIGWALLVIVTLGLAVLWVGPYFSVTMAKFYDRVRGEQAPEPTSDFVAPY; via the coding sequence ATGTCATCTCAATTAAAAAAAGCAGCGAAGGAGTCGCTCAGCGGTCGTTGGGGATTTGCCATCCTCATGTTCGTACTGTTTTCTATCATCCAGAGCGTTCCGACGTTCATCGGACCTGATCCTCAACAAGATCTAAATGCGATGAGTGCAGTCAGTATCATTCTATCGATTTTATTGATCCCAATCGCAGCGGGTTGGACGTGGGTCGCGATGTCGTTCGCACGTAATGAAGAAGTCAAAGTAGCTGATTTGTTCGAACCGTATAAAATCTTCGGTAAAGTAATCGGCGTCTCGATTGTACAAGCGGTCTTTTTATTCTTATGGACACTACTCTTGATCATCCCTGGGATCATCAAGTCGTTCTCTTACTTGTTAACGTTCTACATCCTTCGGGATGAACCGTCAATCGGTATTCTTGAAGCGATTACACGCTCGCGTCAACTCATGGATGGACACAAGATGGAAGCATTCTTGCTCTTCTTATCGTTTATCGGTTGGGCGTTACTCGTAATTGTTACACTTGGTCTTGCTGTTTTATGGGTTGGACCATACTTCAGCGTTACAATGGCAAAATTCTATGATCGTGTTCGTGGCGAACAAGCGCCAGAACCAACATCGGATTTCGTCGCACCATATTAA
- a CDS encoding DUF2325 domain-containing protein — protein sequence MMQQVLERATELVQMKLAVVERYEDWQLWLDEVNGIDEWVKMSAYYAPRDVQETPVIDEVVELEKQTSVMPQQVPVEPVRKQRYAYTFQRGLKGGTLLEWSGSHISERDVREWNLEHGMEVRVRVERQDDQKTLCRVEAVVSTERMRENPERVVFEQAIVKAHGIVEETVNGPLQDEAGKSFYYVVPVEDMRYFRLEAGQLVDLVMWRGRKESLTIVWKHQFTYEKPVANEPSDRPVKVEQLVEKAPVTAKKSDRYARKMKRQTVPKPKKAQRRIRIQKERKIEPIVTTAVPGQLMDFVDKTPLDFTRFKGMRLVIVGNEQQTAVYREFFAPTGIELIHLAGDAQSAKKIACLAKKTDAIVVVTSRVSHAASAHVIAQAKKHGIPFAMERLDGRRSLYTACERQLERAWLKEQQRDGKLLKKE from the coding sequence ATGATGCAACAGGTGTTGGAACGAGCAACTGAATTGGTACAGATGAAATTAGCGGTCGTCGAGCGGTATGAAGATTGGCAACTCTGGCTCGACGAAGTGAACGGAATCGACGAATGGGTCAAGATGTCAGCGTATTATGCACCGCGCGACGTACAGGAAACACCAGTCATCGACGAAGTGGTGGAACTAGAGAAGCAGACCAGCGTAATGCCACAGCAAGTACCTGTCGAGCCAGTACGCAAGCAACGTTATGCCTATACGTTTCAGCGGGGATTAAAAGGCGGGACTTTACTAGAATGGTCCGGTAGCCATATTTCCGAACGGGACGTCCGAGAATGGAATCTCGAGCATGGCATGGAGGTCCGTGTCCGTGTCGAGCGTCAGGATGATCAGAAAACGCTGTGCCGTGTTGAAGCCGTCGTCTCGACAGAGCGGATGAGAGAGAATCCGGAACGTGTCGTGTTTGAACAAGCGATCGTCAAAGCGCACGGCATTGTTGAAGAGACGGTTAACGGTCCGCTACAGGATGAAGCGGGCAAATCGTTCTACTATGTCGTACCGGTAGAGGACATGCGCTATTTTCGACTAGAAGCAGGACAACTCGTCGATCTCGTCATGTGGCGGGGACGGAAAGAGAGCTTGACGATTGTCTGGAAACATCAGTTTACGTATGAAAAACCGGTTGCCAACGAACCATCAGATCGTCCTGTAAAAGTAGAACAATTAGTAGAGAAGGCACCTGTTACAGCGAAAAAGTCAGATCGATATGCACGGAAAATGAAACGGCAAACAGTTCCAAAACCTAAAAAAGCGCAGCGGCGCATTCGTATTCAAAAAGAGCGAAAAATTGAACCAATCGTGACGACAGCTGTACCTGGACAATTGATGGATTTCGTCGATAAGACACCGCTTGATTTCACGCGCTTCAAAGGTATGCGCCTTGTCATCGTTGGAAACGAACAACAAACGGCTGTTTATCGTGAGTTCTTTGCGCCAACAGGAATCGAATTAATTCATCTGGCAGGAGACGCGCAGTCCGCGAAAAAGATTGCTTGTCTCGCCAAAAAGACGGATGCCATCGTCGTCGTGACGAGTCGTGTCTCTCACGCTGCGAGTGCACATGTCATTGCGCAGGCGAAAAAACATGGTATTCCGTTTGCGATGGAACGTCTCGATGGTCGACGTTCCTTATATACAGCTTGCGAACGACAACTTGAGCGAGCATGGCTCAAAGAGCAACAACGGGACGGAAAATTATTGAAAAAAGAGTGA
- a CDS encoding DUF817 domain-containing protein, whose product MKAIRHLIRFTYIEAVCCVFPVMIFAALALSRYLPTEPIARYDLLLLWCIFVQIALLVSRYETMEEFKLILLFHVIGLALELFKVNVGSWSYPEDAWTKVAGVPLYAGFMYASVASYVCQAFRRFHLRFTAFPPPWLAISVGSLVYLNFFTHHWILDVRWILMILVVLVFYKSWVHFTIEQTVYRMPLVLSFLLIAFFIWIAENIVTFFKGWVYPHQEEGWAVVDLGKLSSWFLLVIITVLIVIVAKYKRQDPAVEIQQRT is encoded by the coding sequence ATGAAAGCGATTCGACATCTGATTCGTTTTACATATATAGAAGCCGTCTGTTGTGTCTTTCCCGTGATGATTTTCGCGGCGCTCGCTCTTTCACGTTATCTGCCGACTGAACCGATTGCGCGATACGATCTCTTGTTGCTGTGGTGTATTTTCGTTCAAATCGCGTTACTTGTCAGTCGTTATGAAACGATGGAAGAATTCAAACTGATCTTATTGTTTCATGTCATCGGTCTAGCACTTGAACTATTCAAGGTGAACGTCGGTTCGTGGAGTTACCCAGAAGACGCTTGGACAAAAGTGGCAGGTGTTCCACTGTATGCAGGGTTCATGTACGCAAGCGTCGCAAGTTATGTGTGTCAGGCGTTCAGGCGATTTCATTTACGATTCACAGCATTTCCTCCCCCTTGGCTTGCGATTAGTGTCGGCAGTCTCGTCTATCTCAACTTCTTCACCCATCACTGGATTTTGGACGTGCGCTGGATTTTGATGATTCTTGTCGTCCTCGTTTTCTATAAGTCATGGGTTCATTTTACGATCGAGCAGACGGTTTACCGGATGCCGCTCGTCCTGTCCTTTTTACTGATTGCTTTCTTCATTTGGATTGCTGAGAACATCGTGACGTTCTTCAAAGGCTGGGTCTATCCGCATCAAGAGGAGGGATGGGCAGTCGTTGATCTTGGCAAATTGTCTTCTTGGTTTTTACTTGTCATCATCACCGTTCTGATCGTCATCGTCGCGAAATACAAGCGTCAGGACCCGGCCGTGGAAATTCAGCAACGTACCTAA
- a CDS encoding YczE/YyaS/YitT family protein, with the protein MTRHRASWLLRATLKWGLFLLGLFLLALGSSMMITAELGVSTWDVLHLGLQKKTPLSVGTIILLVGLLLVFVKYALDRVTPQIGTLVNAIFVGVFMNLVLGSHLLPSFESVWLNTLWLVFGIFIIGMGAGLYVAVGYGAGPRDGLTLTLAERFGTSIRLMRTIMEVTACGIGWLLGGPVFFGTILSIFLIGPFLQFWLFYFRRIIAAIDAKGIPASERQIS; encoded by the coding sequence ATGACGCGTCATCGCGCTTCCTGGTTATTACGCGCTACGTTAAAGTGGGGACTCTTCCTTCTTGGTTTATTTTTACTCGCCCTTGGCTCATCAATGATGATCACAGCGGAACTCGGTGTTTCGACGTGGGACGTGTTACATCTTGGTCTTCAAAAGAAGACACCACTGTCTGTCGGAACGATCATCTTACTCGTTGGTCTCTTACTTGTGTTCGTTAAATACGCATTAGACCGCGTCACACCGCAAATCGGAACGCTTGTCAACGCAATTTTCGTCGGTGTCTTCATGAATCTTGTCCTTGGTTCTCATCTCTTACCGTCTTTTGAGTCCGTCTGGTTGAATACACTCTGGCTCGTTTTTGGAATCTTCATCATCGGCATGGGCGCCGGTCTATACGTCGCTGTTGGTTACGGGGCCGGTCCACGCGATGGATTAACGCTGACACTTGCAGAGCGTTTTGGAACGTCGATTCGTCTGATGCGGACGATTATGGAAGTTACGGCATGCGGCATTGGCTGGTTGCTTGGGGGACCTGTTTTCTTCGGTACGATCCTCTCGATTTTCCTGATCGGACCGTTCCTGCAATTTTGGTTGTTTTATTTCCGCCGGATCATTGCAGCGATTGATGCAAAAGGAATTCCAGCATCCGAGCGCCAAATTAGCTAA
- a CDS encoding MarR family winged helix-turn-helix transcriptional regulator, translating into MSISCNEKGRLIYALVSVNKTIAQKFDLCTDGFSQTRMDLLAQLQVDQTISQKELQKRVNVDHAAVTRHLKHLESTGMIARERSAADNRVILVSLTEQGATRIARLREQKDEFLENLLEGFSAEEQRTLAEMIQRIEANADTLPKLKEESI; encoded by the coding sequence TTGAGTATTTCCTGCAACGAAAAAGGACGTTTGATCTATGCACTCGTCTCCGTCAATAAGACGATTGCTCAAAAATTCGATCTCTGTACGGATGGTTTCAGTCAGACTCGAATGGATTTACTTGCTCAACTTCAAGTCGATCAAACGATCAGTCAAAAAGAATTGCAAAAACGCGTTAATGTCGATCATGCGGCAGTGACCCGTCACCTCAAACACCTGGAATCGACCGGGATGATTGCTCGCGAGCGTTCAGCTGCTGACAATCGGGTGATTCTTGTTTCCTTAACAGAACAAGGGGCGACGCGCATTGCACGATTACGCGAACAAAAAGATGAGTTCCTCGAGAACTTACTCGAAGGATTCTCTGCTGAAGAACAACGGACGTTAGCTGAGATGATTCAACGTATCGAAGCGAACGCCGACACATTACCTAAATTAAAAGAGGAGTCGATTTAA